From one Peredibacter starrii genomic stretch:
- a CDS encoding FliH/SctL family protein, whose amino-acid sequence MKLQKGLATLATLSLLGLSVACNDSGDGDDKYAQGLTDGKAQGYKEGYDVGYDDGYADGDAAGYERAKTYFASADYLKGFADGKVEGTNLGYAQGYNVGKQDGKTEGYNTGYNVGYSDGDADGYDRGYDHGYDDGYDANTGTGAYNSGYAAGQASAQTTAYNNGYADGNADGYELGYDDGAADGYDVGYDAGWDDGWDVGYDDGYYGLSVGKTKKLKGYANVLSMFHNDLIDYSKISAPKQTKRGLVANGKLLFSETSVTNKDTLKRAAAVEQYLVVEMAKQVKGKFGLSAERSLKVAKAANHFRKYSSNRALTAEDTNAYATEIMGSNFAQITKAYESGMKGDLSSFNSVMEKAAAKNETSPEKMAEIVTKLFI is encoded by the coding sequence ATGAAACTACAGAAGGGATTAGCTACTCTTGCAACTCTCTCGCTTCTAGGACTCTCTGTTGCTTGTAATGACAGCGGAGATGGTGATGATAAATATGCTCAAGGTCTGACTGATGGTAAGGCCCAAGGATATAAAGAAGGATATGACGTTGGTTATGACGATGGTTATGCTGACGGGGACGCCGCTGGTTATGAGCGTGCAAAAACATACTTCGCTTCAGCTGATTACTTAAAAGGTTTCGCTGACGGTAAAGTTGAAGGAACAAATCTTGGCTATGCTCAAGGTTACAACGTAGGTAAGCAAGACGGTAAAACTGAAGGATACAACACTGGATACAATGTTGGGTACTCTGACGGTGATGCTGATGGATACGATCGTGGTTATGACCACGGTTACGATGATGGATACGATGCAAACACTGGAACAGGTGCTTATAACTCTGGTTATGCTGCCGGACAAGCTTCTGCTCAAACAACTGCTTATAACAATGGGTATGCTGACGGTAATGCCGATGGATATGAGTTAGGCTACGACGACGGTGCGGCCGATGGATACGATGTTGGCTACGATGCTGGTTGGGACGATGGCTGGGACGTTGGTTACGATGATGGATACTACGGACTATCTGTTGGTAAAACGAAGAAGCTAAAAGGTTATGCCAACGTTCTTTCGATGTTCCACAACGACCTTATCGACTACTCAAAGATCTCTGCTCCTAAACAAACGAAGCGTGGTCTTGTAGCTAACGGAAAACTGTTGTTCTCTGAAACTTCAGTGACGAACAAAGATACTTTAAAGCGTGCTGCAGCTGTTGAGCAGTACCTTGTAGTAGAGATGGCAAAACAAGTTAAAGGTAAATTTGGTCTATCAGCTGAGCGTTCTTTGAAAGTTGCAAAAGCTGCTAACCACTTCAGAAAGTATTCTTCTAACCGTGCGCTAACTGCTGAAGATACTAACGCTTACGCTACAGAGATCATGGGTTCTAACTTCGCTCAGATCACTAAGGCCTACGAGAGTGGTATGAAGGGTGACCTTAGCAGCTTCAACTCGGTCATGGAGAAAGCAGCTGCGAAGAACGAAACTTCTCCAGAAAAAATGGCGGAAATCGTAACTAAGCTCTTCATCTAA
- a CDS encoding GMC family oxidoreductase — MEDDKKKVNRRDFISAGAGALAGAGFFGVLQNGQDGKQEDPGREPASSPRGPDPRNIANNFKQLKKHYPVVIIGSGYGGSVLAARLSAQGKQVCVLERGREWHPGMFPKDGGDLSKVAFNKMNPKGLVDSNIHKKSNVDIICASGLGGTSLLNAAIASRPEALVWQQKDWPKEIREDFANGKITNYMNKAQRVLASTHHPDAMKVRKTQLHKQMGEELGVPVKELLLNVNHTFDKQKNDYGVVQNACTMCGDCCSGCNVGSKNVLTVNYLPLARSQGAEIYTMMDVSYVEKTKEGKYVIHYVNKENKEIEGVITADVLIMAAGSMGTTQIMMRSRFKGLRLSEALGSRFSANGDIMGFSYNGLTQTDILGHGLNKRAGSTSGQAIMVYADYRKDNYDPKNVDLMERYLLLDGTVPSALGPMVSKAFAAWALANSSKFSDEQMKKVRKDLFDTAEPDVDGAINNSLIFFACGHDSSNGRYRLDDYEDRVHVVWPNVINEKGFQTINREMAKYAKAHGGIYVPNPRMTVFGHRMMATHPLGGCPMGDDAQTGVVDHNGRVFTEDGKIHKGFFVVDASILPRSLGATPLLTVSALAERIADHIIADHTLGI, encoded by the coding sequence ATGGAAGACGACAAAAAGAAAGTTAACCGACGTGATTTTATTTCTGCAGGAGCAGGTGCACTCGCAGGTGCAGGCTTCTTCGGTGTTCTCCAGAACGGACAAGATGGTAAGCAGGAAGATCCAGGTCGTGAACCTGCATCATCTCCGCGTGGTCCAGATCCAAGAAACATCGCCAATAATTTCAAACAACTTAAAAAACACTATCCAGTAGTCATCATTGGTTCTGGTTACGGTGGTTCGGTACTTGCGGCCCGTTTATCGGCGCAGGGAAAGCAGGTTTGTGTTCTTGAACGCGGACGTGAGTGGCATCCGGGCATGTTTCCAAAAGACGGTGGGGATCTTTCGAAAGTTGCTTTCAATAAGATGAATCCAAAAGGTCTGGTTGATTCAAACATTCATAAAAAAAGTAATGTGGATATCATCTGTGCTTCGGGTCTTGGTGGTACGTCACTATTAAATGCTGCCATCGCTTCTCGACCAGAAGCTCTGGTGTGGCAACAAAAAGACTGGCCGAAAGAAATTCGTGAAGACTTCGCTAACGGTAAGATCACGAACTATATGAACAAGGCCCAGAGAGTTCTTGCTTCAACTCATCATCCGGATGCGATGAAAGTAAGAAAGACCCAGCTTCATAAGCAAATGGGTGAGGAACTTGGTGTTCCGGTAAAAGAACTACTTCTTAACGTTAATCATACTTTTGATAAGCAGAAAAATGATTACGGAGTGGTTCAGAATGCTTGTACCATGTGTGGTGACTGCTGCTCGGGTTGTAACGTCGGTTCAAAGAACGTTCTAACTGTGAACTACCTTCCGCTTGCTCGTTCTCAAGGCGCAGAAATCTACACTATGATGGACGTGAGTTACGTTGAGAAAACGAAAGAAGGTAAATACGTTATTCACTATGTGAATAAAGAAAATAAAGAAATTGAAGGCGTGATTACAGCTGACGTTCTTATCATGGCCGCGGGCTCAATGGGTACGACTCAAATCATGATGAGATCTCGCTTCAAGGGACTTCGTCTTTCTGAAGCTCTTGGCTCTCGTTTCTCAGCAAACGGTGACATCATGGGTTTCAGCTACAACGGGCTGACTCAAACTGATATCCTTGGTCACGGTCTGAATAAGCGTGCTGGTTCAACCAGTGGGCAGGCCATCATGGTTTATGCTGATTACCGCAAAGACAACTACGATCCAAAAAATGTTGATCTAATGGAGCGCTACCTTCTTTTGGACGGTACAGTTCCAAGTGCTTTGGGACCAATGGTTTCTAAGGCCTTCGCTGCCTGGGCACTCGCTAACTCAAGCAAGTTCTCTGACGAGCAGATGAAGAAAGTTCGAAAGGATCTTTTTGATACGGCCGAGCCGGATGTTGATGGTGCGATTAATAATTCACTCATCTTCTTTGCTTGCGGACACGATTCATCAAATGGTCGTTACCGTCTGGATGATTATGAAGATCGCGTTCACGTAGTTTGGCCGAACGTGATTAATGAAAAAGGTTTCCAAACGATTAACCGTGAGATGGCCAAGTATGCTAAAGCTCATGGAGGGATCTATGTACCAAATCCTCGTATGACAGTATTCGGTCACCGTATGATGGCGACTCACCCGTTAGGTGGTTGTCCAATGGGTGATGATGCTCAGACAGGTGTGGTAGATCACAACGGTCGCGTGTTCACAGAAGACGGCAAGATCCATAAAGGTTTCTTCGTGGTTGATGCTTCTATCCTTCCGCGCTCACTTGGCGCGACTCCGCTTCTAACAGTTTCAGCTCTCGCTGAAAGAATTGCGGATCACATCATCGCTGATCACACTCTCGGAATTTAA
- a CDS encoding group II truncated hemoglobin, with protein sequence MYEQIGGFEVIDKLVDDFYSIMSTDPYAQDCMATHSGRDIRESAEKLKFFLSGWTGGPQLYMEKYGHPRLRMRHFPFTIGVKEADQWLYCMRKALANSPIHPGIQEQLMQSFEQVTEMLKGTRD encoded by the coding sequence ATGTACGAACAAATTGGTGGTTTTGAGGTCATTGATAAACTGGTAGATGATTTTTACTCGATTATGAGTACTGATCCCTATGCCCAGGATTGTATGGCCACTCACTCGGGACGAGACATCCGCGAGTCCGCTGAGAAATTGAAATTCTTCCTTTCTGGCTGGACCGGTGGTCCGCAGCTCTATATGGAAAAGTATGGACACCCGCGACTCAGAATGCGCCATTTTCCCTTCACCATTGGAGTAAAAGAAGCTGATCAGTGGCTTTATTGTATGAGGAAGGCCCTGGCCAATTCTCCCATTCATCCTGGAATTCAGGAACAGTTGATGCAGTCATTTGAACAGGTAACAGAGATGCTTAAAGGAACCCGTGATTAA
- a CDS encoding tyrosine/phenylalanine carboxypeptidase domain-containing protein — MDKKLVKDLSTQLKDLAKDLSFLGHPRYPIKDLLLLFPQHKTFIGELEDISVPFPVNVSMKRKAMDNFLMELAKADVPFSLKRIFTQRVQDYHLLLSMMENFDNIFFYDHCTELYGTSHKLAKNNAFLYFLEKIPEYCMPDTSEVKLQGEEARNYLRTRMLETFDAKDFEVKPSTSLLSDSSAGRRTLKLNPYKTYTTGHLDIFLVHEGWVHLGTSINGSFQEDNPWLSTWAPRTTFLQEGLAIITELITGCMTLERWNKVVLRHLATSMAERGSSITDVYEYLRHHDMQDLDAFKLALRVFRGVPLEGGMAFTKELLYLHGMIELLYHLHFFKTDLRSLWVGKISFEEHIMLMDHWELMSPKVKYFPALLETPEVQARLQKLKELSFSLFNHGFL, encoded by the coding sequence ATGGATAAGAAATTAGTAAAAGACCTTTCTACTCAATTAAAGGATCTCGCAAAGGATCTGAGTTTCCTTGGGCATCCTCGCTATCCCATTAAGGATCTGCTTCTTCTTTTCCCTCAGCACAAAACATTCATTGGCGAGTTGGAAGATATCAGTGTTCCCTTTCCGGTAAATGTCAGCATGAAGCGTAAGGCGATGGATAATTTTCTCATGGAACTCGCCAAAGCTGATGTGCCATTTTCTTTGAAGCGCATCTTCACTCAGAGAGTTCAGGACTATCACCTTCTGCTCTCGATGATGGAAAACTTCGATAATATTTTTTTCTATGATCACTGCACCGAGCTTTATGGCACAAGTCATAAGCTTGCTAAGAACAATGCGTTTCTTTATTTCCTCGAGAAAATTCCTGAATACTGTATGCCGGACACCAGTGAGGTGAAACTTCAGGGTGAAGAGGCGAGAAATTATCTTCGCACAAGGATGCTTGAAACATTCGACGCCAAAGATTTTGAAGTAAAGCCTTCGACTTCCCTTCTCTCAGATTCATCCGCGGGACGTCGAACTTTAAAACTTAATCCTTATAAGACCTACACCACCGGACACTTGGATATCTTCCTCGTTCACGAAGGTTGGGTCCACTTAGGGACTTCGATTAATGGCTCATTTCAAGAAGACAATCCTTGGCTATCAACCTGGGCCCCAAGAACGACATTTCTTCAAGAGGGTCTTGCAATCATCACTGAGCTTATCACCGGCTGTATGACGTTAGAGCGTTGGAACAAAGTGGTGCTAAGGCATCTGGCGACCTCAATGGCAGAACGCGGTTCTTCAATTACGGATGTCTACGAATACCTTCGCCATCATGACATGCAAGATCTCGATGCGTTTAAACTGGCACTTCGAGTTTTTAGAGGAGTTCCTTTAGAAGGCGGTATGGCCTTCACTAAAGAGCTTCTTTATCTTCATGGTATGATCGAGCTACTCTACCATTTACATTTCTTTAAGACTGATCTTCGCTCATTATGGGTGGGGAAAATTTCTTTTGAAGAACACATTATGCTAATGGATCACTGGGAACTGATGAGTCCGAAGGTGAAATACTTCCCGGCCTTGCTTGAGACCCCGGAAGTTCAGGCCCGACTTCAAAAACTAAAAGAGCTCTCTTTTAGCCTCTTTAATCACGGGTTCCTTTAA
- a CDS encoding catalase family protein, translating into MNKKLVLAVGSLSTLAVLVSCSHVNKREVASVDSNGKKLGVEVVPPTEEAATKEVLALVKASYNKPQPGNSYALRIIHGKQHGCVRGEFKINSDIPEKYRFGVFAEPGSTFPAWARLSNGSGKKQHDSMPDARGLAIKLMEVKGAKLADEKGTQDLLFQSKPVFFASDVQAYVKFMKFTAKGGAGGVGDLIKSTNLMDPKDRKGIQILATGSADHIKNPLTAEYFSALPQRLGSHQAMKMKAYPCPPKNGPEAGLKDQMKKDYLNMIMTEHLASSDACVEVAIQLQTDAEKMPIEDATVAWDPALSPFVPVAQLIIPKQSFSSEKRQDFCEHLAFNPWHSIEAHRPIGGLNRVRKLVYEHSQHFRHDLNNQRRSEPQANESYE; encoded by the coding sequence ATGAATAAAAAATTAGTCTTAGCTGTAGGGTCACTATCGACTCTGGCGGTTCTTGTTAGCTGTAGTCACGTCAATAAACGTGAGGTTGCGTCGGTAGACAGTAACGGCAAAAAGCTTGGTGTAGAGGTCGTTCCTCCAACTGAAGAAGCTGCGACAAAAGAGGTCCTTGCTCTTGTAAAGGCATCTTATAATAAGCCTCAACCAGGTAACAGCTACGCTCTTCGTATCATTCATGGAAAGCAGCACGGATGTGTTCGTGGTGAATTCAAAATTAATTCTGATATTCCTGAAAAATATCGCTTCGGTGTTTTTGCTGAACCAGGTTCAACGTTCCCAGCTTGGGCACGTCTATCGAACGGTTCAGGTAAAAAACAACACGATAGTATGCCAGATGCTCGCGGACTTGCGATTAAGCTCATGGAAGTAAAAGGTGCCAAGCTCGCTGATGAGAAGGGAACACAAGATCTTCTTTTCCAAAGTAAGCCGGTTTTCTTTGCTTCAGATGTTCAGGCCTATGTGAAATTTATGAAATTCACGGCCAAAGGCGGAGCAGGTGGAGTTGGTGATTTAATCAAATCAACGAACCTTATGGATCCAAAAGATCGTAAGGGAATTCAGATTCTTGCGACCGGATCAGCTGACCATATTAAAAATCCTCTGACTGCTGAATACTTCAGCGCTCTTCCGCAAAGACTTGGTTCTCATCAAGCAATGAAAATGAAGGCCTATCCTTGTCCTCCTAAAAATGGACCAGAGGCGGGATTAAAAGATCAGATGAAAAAAGACTATCTTAATATGATCATGACTGAACACCTGGCATCGAGTGACGCCTGTGTGGAAGTTGCGATCCAGTTACAAACTGATGCAGAGAAAATGCCAATTGAAGACGCTACTGTAGCTTGGGACCCGGCCCTTTCTCCTTTCGTTCCAGTTGCTCAACTTATTATTCCAAAGCAGTCTTTCAGCTCTGAAAAACGTCAGGATTTCTGCGAGCACCTCGCGTTTAATCCTTGGCACTCAATTGAGGCCCACCGTCCGATTGGTGGACTTAACCGCGTTCGTAAACTTGTTTATGAACACAGTCAGCATTTTCGTCACGATCTAAATAACCAACGCCGCTCTGAACCGCAGGCGAATGAATCATACGAGTGA
- a CDS encoding gamma-glutamyl-gamma-aminobutyrate hydrolase family protein (Members of this family of hydrolases with an active site Cys residue belong to MEROPS family C26.) yields the protein MIKKVLLLGLVSLVPISLPACELPRGEVLTIGCTYNCDFFYRARLTMNAWSLGYSTEIIDLSIHTPEAALTKTDAVLVPGGADINPDYYSVPALKAYIENNRSLVKFTEEGKKRDGFEHELVKLYSSDEKYKELPMLGICRGLQMMAVAKGIPLYLDLATEAGISNRMNQFDKIERRPSSLMSKIYSEDVKGFKIHHQGIRVPYFTENESQYPNVKLTAFSHDNKIAEAIEYTDRPALGVQYHPERSFSGASTPIFKWFLTKACEYKNSRKEKI from the coding sequence ATGATTAAAAAAGTTCTCCTTTTGGGACTAGTGAGCCTGGTCCCAATTTCGCTCCCTGCCTGTGAACTCCCTCGTGGTGAGGTTCTCACTATTGGTTGCACATACAATTGCGACTTTTTTTATCGTGCTCGTCTTACAATGAATGCCTGGAGCTTGGGCTACTCAACAGAGATCATCGACCTTTCAATTCATACACCAGAAGCCGCGCTAACGAAGACAGATGCGGTCCTTGTTCCGGGTGGGGCCGATATTAATCCTGATTACTATTCAGTTCCGGCCTTGAAGGCTTACATTGAGAACAATCGATCGCTTGTAAAATTCACAGAAGAAGGCAAGAAGCGTGATGGCTTTGAGCATGAGCTTGTGAAGCTTTATTCTTCGGACGAAAAATATAAAGAGCTTCCCATGCTTGGAATCTGCCGTGGTCTTCAGATGATGGCGGTGGCAAAGGGAATTCCCCTGTACCTTGATCTCGCAACTGAAGCTGGCATTTCAAATCGCATGAATCAGTTTGATAAAATTGAAAGAAGACCCTCATCTTTAATGAGTAAGATCTACTCGGAAGACGTGAAGGGGTTTAAAATTCATCATCAGGGCATCCGCGTTCCTTACTTCACTGAGAATGAATCTCAGTATCCAAATGTGAAACTTACAGCGTTTTCACATGACAATAAAATCGCAGAGGCAATTGAATATACCGATCGACCGGCACTCGGTGTTCAGTATCATCCAGAACGTTCATTCTCTGGTGCCAGCACTCCCATCTTTAAATGGTTTCTGACTAAGGCTTGCGAATATAAAAATTCCAGGAAGGAAAAAATATGA